The following is a genomic window from Daphnia magna isolate NIES linkage group LG4, ASM2063170v1.1, whole genome shotgun sequence.
AAAGGATGACTGGGCATCAACCGATCCGACAAACATTCGGATTGCCTTCACGTTCCTTGACAGCAGAAAAATCATCCAATAGTTGATGTAAATTACCTCTCGTCGGCCTAGTTATCCGTCCAAGCATCTGTACGACTCTCCTCTTTATGACTAGTTTTCTCTTTCCAGCTCGGGTAAGCGGCTGGCCAAAACAActgcaaaataaaagaatcaaatttaATTAGTGAATGTTGAATCAACGGCGAGAAATAAAACCACTTAACAGTAACGCTTTAATTATGTAGCCCATCTTCGATGCACTCAGTCCCACAAAACGCAACTGCATTTCCACTTTAAAATTGCCCCGTCAAATGTAATTTTCAAGAATCAAAATCACAAGAAAAATAACAGATGTCTCCAGTGGTTGTGTAAAACAAACTTTACTAATAAACGTAGCACGTCGATTGACATACGATAGTGGTATCTGTATGATCAATCAAGATTAGACGATATCAACTAAGGGCGTTGGCCATTTGCTGACTTGGACTAAAAGAAGGCAACAGCGCCATTCGGAAACTCGAAACATCCAACAACTTTCTTTTCGTGGTGTGTATCGACATaatggaggggaaaaaaattacgttCGAACGTAATGCTACATTAGGAAAAGGTGCTTATGGATACGTTTTTAGAGGCAAATTTGAAGGCATTCAAGTCGCAGTGAAAAGAGTTCTCCTTGATGGCAACAtcaaaagaaacgaagaagaatgtttgaaaaaattgaaacatcCGAACATTATCAAACTTTTTCATAGTGAAAGTGACGATGACTTCATGTAAGATTTATTGGTGTAGTTTTCCTAAGTAAACCGATATATTAATAAATGTTCCTTTGTTTCGTTTGTGCGGACAGATTCTACGCATTAGAATTGTGTGATGCCTCGCTGGATCAACTGTTTTTGGGGTCGGATGATCCCCGAAAATACAACGGACCTATGCCACCTGATATCGTAGTGTTTCTTCAATTAGCTTTAGGTCTTGAATACATCCATTTCAATAAATTAATTCATCGAGATATTAAACCAGCAAATATCCTCATTTCCGTTCGTTCAACTGACCGAAGTGATGAGGTAACAATCAAATGGGCTGATTTTGGACTGTCAAGAGCCGTAAATGAGCGGGGGACGTTCACGTTGAGCGAAATCAAAGGAACAGCAAAATGGCGCGCCCCCGAGTCCCTGAAATTGCTGGAAAACGCGCAAGAGGAAGATGAGCCTCGAGGCACCGTTCAGAGCGACGTGTTTGTCCTATGCCTCGTCTTCGGCTATCTTCTTCTGAAGGGAGATCATCTCTACGGTTCCAAAGGAGAtaatgttgaaaaaaacatTAGAAAAGGAAATCCAGTGAATATGCAGAGTAATCCCCAATTTACTTCCATActatttttctcttctgttaATAAAGAGTTTGTTGCATTTTGCATTACTATAGAAATTAATGGTGAATTGCGCAATTACTATGAGTATGACTTACTAAGGAAAATGCTGGAAGACGACCCGCAAAAAAGAATAACTTCGAAAGAAGTCGTCAAACAACTGAAATCCATCAACAAAATGgtaatattatttattatttcctAAATAAGGAAGTAACAACCTTATCGTAAATTTATTTAATCTAGCTcactaaaaaaagagaagaagaattgcGTCAACTATGTGCCCGTGACTCTCCGTCTGATCtaatagaaaaaattaaagacTTAATCCACCTGGGAATTGATGTGAATGCAAAGGATGAAATATATGGAcggaatgcgctccattatttgtgtcgattcaattcaaactcgaatttaatCGATGCAATTCAACTCTTAATCCGCGAgggaattgatgtcaatgcaaaggGCAACGATGGAcggaatgcgctccattatttgtgtcgaAACAAAACCAACACAAGTTTTATCGGCGCAATGCAAACCTTGATCGAAAAGGGAATTGACGTCAACGCAACGAACAAATATGGAGAAAATGCTCTTCATTTATTGTGTGGAAACTATTCAACCTCAAACTCAAAAGAAGCAATTAGAATATTAATCCAAAATGGGATTCGCGTCATACCCAACGGCAACGACCCACGATCTATTTTACGCAAAAACAATGAACTGAGCAAcacagaaaagaaagaaattcttaAACTCCTtgatgaaatgaaaataaagttCGACCAGCGTGATAAATTAGGAAGTGGTGGTTATGGCTCCATGTTTAGAGGAGAGTTAAAAAATGACGCAGTTTGCCTTGCAGTAGCAGTAAAAAGAGTTTTACTAAATGAGGTAAATGCAAACGAAGAAAAAGCTTTGCGAGAGCTTGAGACCCATCAAAACATCGTCCAACTTTTCCATTGTGAAAGCGACGACAATTTCAggtgagatttttttttcgtatgctcaaaagtaaaaaatgaaataatgcagtttgtttctttgttgcGGTGTTTCAGGTACTACGCAATGGAATTGTGCAACGCCTCTTTAGATCAGCTGTTTTTGAATTCGAATaatccaaaaaaatacaacggACCTATGCCACCTAATATCGAAGTGTTTCGTCAATTAGCTGAAGGCCTGAAATACATACATTTCAAGCAATTATTTCATCGAGATATTAAACCAGAAAACGTCCTCATAAAGCGACCTCCTCGTCAAGATGACGAGACAATAATCAAATGGGCTGACTTTGGATTGTCAAAAGACGTAAATGAGCGGGGAACCCGGACGTTGAGTGGAATCAAAGGAACAAATACTTGGTTCGCCCCTGAGTCCCTGAAAAACGCGCAAGAGGCAGGTGAGCTTCGAGGTACTGTCAAGAGCGATGTGTTTGTCCTAGGCCTCGTCGTCGGTTACCTTTTCTTGAACGGCAAACATCTTTACGGTAACGacgagatagaaattcactacaacatcaaagaaaaacgtcCGATTAAAATTGGAGGTAAGTCCTAATTTACTACAATAATTGTGTTGCCTGCTAACGTAATTTaatattctttgttttagaAATTGCAACTAAACTGCGAGAGTGTAATGCGTATAACATACTTAGTCATATGTTGGAAGACGACCTTCAAATAAGAATAACATCGGCACAAGTCGTCGACGAACTATCAAATTCCAGGGGAACTGCACACACTCCAGAATCGAACAACCATCTTGACAATTTTCTATTAGATTCGAATCGGATTGCACGCGAGGAAAAATCGCATCGGATTGCACGCGAAGAAGAATTGCGTCGATTATGTGCCCTTGAAAATTCGTCGGATCTAACAATAGAAATTGAAAATCTAATTAAGAAAGGAATCGACATCAAAGCAAAGGACCGATTTAGAAAAAATGCGCTACACATTTTGTGCGAATTGAATTCAAGCTCGACGTTAATCGATGCAATTATACTGTTAATCGAACAGGGAATCGACGTGAATGCAAAGGGCAACCATGAACTGAACgcgctccattatttgtgtcgaaacaaaacaaacccaaGTTTTGTCGACGCGATGAAAACCTTGATCGAAAAGGGAATTGACGTCAACGCAACGAACAAATATGGAGAAAATGCTCTTCATTTATTGTGTGGAAACTATTCAACCTCAAACTCAAAAGAAGCAATTAGAATATTAATCCAAAATGGGATTCGCGTCATACCCAACGGCAACGACCCACGATCTATTTTACGCAAAAACAATGAACTGAGCAAcacagaaaagaaagaaattcttaAACTCCTCGACAAAGCTGCGCTTACCCAGGGGTGATTAGACAAAGACTCGACACTCGTTATCTTAAAACGGTCACTTTGCTGTTTTTGTAGTCCTTCATTCGTTTAAGTAAAATAAACTAGGAGAGATTAAAAAAACGCAATAAATCGTGTTGTAAAATGTGTGGAATCAAAATTTAATACCTAGATTTTCGCCTCGACCCTGGTGAAACTGAAATTCGTAATGTCCGAGCCCGACTGAATCGTCTGCCCATTGCAAAGCGTatacaaaaaattcaacacGGACTGCCGTTAGGTGGTCAATTCTTCACACTAAGGTAGggtaagaaaaacaaagactGCCAAGACTGTGAGAAACAATAGTGGCAAATGAAAACTGTTGCAAACTTTAGCTTGGAAAATCACTTGCAATGTTTATCCAGAGCTCTATGTCGATCTTGTAGGCTATCTAGTCGTGACATATCGACTCGTAAATGGAGACGTTACAGGACGAAACATTTGCCCGAAATAGAAACGCGTCGAATGGCATCGCAAACTTTTTGTCAGATGGTCGTAAATAATCAAGGAAACACGCTTAATGTgtttaacaataaaaaacgCTGATAATTACAAAGACTAGCCTTCTGTGATGAATGCAATTACGAATGGAATTCGTCCACAAATAAACCGCGTGGCACCCGAAGCTGTTCACTTCACGACTGGTTTACCATTCACTCGGAATATTCGAGATTTTCGAGATTCGTGaccaaacaaaaactattAAACACCTCTAGttaaaaatgttgaatttcattttatattaCATAATCGAAATGGTAGCAGCCTGGATGACGACAGATGCACGCAGATAAGGAGCTCACAATCCACGTTTCTTTCGAAACAATAAAGCACTAAAACAACGGTAGTCAAACGACGGATGAAACGGTTTCATTTTCATGTCTTTAACTCACGTGTTacttgttaaaataaaaaataaatacaaaaaaaatatcccCTGCAGAAGAACGCCATTGTTTCTCCGACAACTTTAGGTGGGTAAGTGCGATTGAGTAAAAAATTCTCCCTACTCCTTAAGGTAACAGCCAACAGGGCTGCCATATTTGCACCTCTTTCAaacgaaattaatttttatctttttgtatttcattttatcaaattttcatgtcttatttgtttttctcaaggggttataaaaaatgaaacaattttcatttttaactttcgccaatttttttccccaaagaGCTTCAACCTCAGGAACACGAGTCATTTGTACATACGAATTCAAATTGAATGATTGAAAATGCGACGTTAGAATCCGGTGGTGATGGCTCCAAAAACCAAACAGCCAACACACTCCTCAGAGGGCTCTCATTTGATTAAACGCCaaatcctcgtttttttttttttttcaggtttcaCTCATTTACGGATATCAAAAACCTCCGTTAATGCAACTCCTTTTTTAGCTATCAACCTTCTACTATGTCCTCCATCGCTTTGGATACCCCAAACATGACAACGCTACTGCATTTGCTGAACGGAACAGAAGAGAGATTGAGGGACGAACTGGAGCCAACTTTCCTGCAATTATATTTGGATTTTAATAGCAATTTTTTAGACTATTATTTCTTGCTTGATTACTGTTGATAGTGAGGTGAAGGATTGTCATATTCATCCAATACGTTCACGAAAGGACGGCAATTGGGCATAAAAAATCTTACAAATTGTCGTAGGCGAAAAATTCCATTACGACCATCAGCTCGCCTTAGATTCGCTACATCCATTCGGGATGAATCGAAACTATTGGGCGAGATTTTTTAGGATAAAATGATTAAATTCAAATGTTTGACAACCTTTTGATGAAACCGCAACTGCGATCATAGCAAAGATAATGatgacaacaacaaagacGACGATGGAATTAACGTGaaattattttccttttgatCTGCATATGCACGTCGTTTCGGCACTGGCGTACTAAATGACGTGGAAGTTGCTACGTCCACCTTCAGTTACATGTTACAATATTTTGTTCGTCCATCATTCGCGATTTCTTCACCCGATTTGCCTGCGCATAACAGAACGTGGTAAAAAAATGTGTGCCTCTAAAGATTTAATGAATCCATCACCACACGAACCGTTGGAAATGTAGCAGCTGTCGTAACGGTCGAGCGAAGTTTCGTGTATCTGTTGAACGTCGATCTCTTCGTTCCCCGGCACAATTAAATCTGGATCTTCTGGACCTAATGCAAAATATTTGACATATGTATAAACCATCAATATGTATGCATGAGGATATCACTAGTGCATACTCAACACATCCGTCATAGTATTGCTGACTGGCATATTCAAATTGTTGGTGTTATAGCATTGGTAGATGCCAATGCGCCTTCCATCGGAATGTTGAACCCTAGGCCTAAAGGTGGCAGTGCAGCAAATCATCTTTTCCACTGAAGTAAACTGCAAATGGGTACACACAAATTACATAATCTGgcaaagagaaatgaaaaaggcAGTTTGGAATGAATTATCTGAACCTGCAACAAGGCAACTTTTTCCCTAGCAAAGGGGATTTCCTCGTCAACTGTTCAGCCTCAAAATTTCCTTTAAAGGCATTAACGATAATTTGACATCGGCTTTGTTTTTCATCTTAGACGATGGAAGAACGGACGTAAACGTGAAAGAAGGATCCATATCACTTCAATGTGCCAGCCCTTTCTGTCAACAATAAATTTATGGATATCACGAAAAGATGTTTGGTCAAAATAACATCTAATAAAATAAGTCAGCATACCAAGTGAAACTTACTCAAGATTAGAGGTGTCGATAAGTTGTATCCGGGATTTTTTACGAATTTGTCCAAACTGCCTCGAGGCGGAGGGGGACAAGGAAACaaaatgcagtttacattttcGTGTTCcaccatggactactctattGTTAAGGACGGGAAAGTTTCCCTATCCCGCCTTGTTAAAGGGTGTCACTGTGGCTATTTtcatggaaaaataaaaaatacaccaTTAAATGCAGCTTTTAAAGGCGATTGTAATCTTTTTCTTATAAAACGTATCatttaagaagatattgcgaTTTAAATTTTGGTAGGAGGGGGAAttgggcgggccgccggtgccatctatcaaccaaaaattgcaagttcttgctgattgacaactgaactcgaaattgtcgggtgccatctatcaactaaAATTGCATGAtattgctgattgacaactgaacaaagaaaacaagcaatgagTTTGGATTTTTGGCTCCCAGATGGCATCGGCGGCCCGCCCAATTTCCCGATTTTCTGAtacaaaataattaataactCGTTCagggttaattttcaatatagggacatttggtaagtcaataattatttttttaaactgaattcaatagaaaataaaaaaaaattacatgggtGGCATATGAAATGTCGAACAGTCCCGTCCTTAACaatagagtagtccatggttCCACGTATCAATGACGTCACACTATAAAACTGCATGCAGCATAGATctattccttttgttttctttttctctgccATGGTCCTTCGTTATACACTGCCATCTGGTATTGGAGCAATAACCGCCACTGTCGTCCGTAGTCCTGCTATGTGCTGCCACCTAGTTTTTAGCTTTAAGTCTCTTCCAATACATGACTTTTAAAGGCGATGGATGCATTGGCGTGCCCGCTACTCAAGCCATACATCAACCATGTTTGTCCACGAAATAATGGAAACACGAAATAATGGAAACACGAactaaagagaaagaagagaagaaggaTGAGGAGGAGAGCGAGAAGAAAAATCGTTCGATTTAGAAATGCTTACCCCCTCTGGCGGTGGAATGAAAAATGTCTAGAAGGAACTTGACAAAAAAGAACTGATAAGAAACCAACTCCCTGCCACACCCAGCTCTCACTCGCCATTCTCACAAGTTAACACCGCTCACGACATTTAGAAGGACAAAGGAAATCCCAAAAGTGAATTGTGGCCTTAACTGGCATtatttttccgttttccattgAGGAAAATTGAACGGAAATGACGGACAAGGTAAAGATCCCtcttccaaaaacaaaataattagaTTTTAAAATTGCTTAGTTTTTCCTTGTTTAGTCAATGCAGAATACGGGCGTGCCCGTGtctgcctttctttttctcgtgcAATGCATGTCCTTTAATTCGAccttctaaaagaaaaaacataaaacaaatctGGTAAAACTTGAAAAAGGCACGTAAATAAACGTCACAGCCTTTTACACGGATTTTCAGATACACTGTAAAAAACCATTATCTCCATTAAACTTTAAATTTATTTGATAATTGCAGGTAATATAAATGTTACCATCAAAGCGATTCTGGTTGGCAAGTCAACTTTGTCAGCGTCAAATTACGTGTTTTCCTATTCGGCAAAGTCTTCATTTCACCGCTCTTACGTCCAACTCAACTGAAAATGGCCTCGCCATTATCTTCAAGTCGTGCTGGAAATGTACACGGCATTCAGTTTGATCGCTCACATCTTGTCGGGGAGGATGCCTATACTTCAGTGTTACGTGGCACATTGAATGGTCAAAGGGTAGCaatcaaaggaatcgaggtGACCAGAGGCACAGATCAAACAACTGACAACAAGTTAAAAGTTCTGCAGCAGTTAAACCATTCGAATGTCGTCGAACTTCTTCACTGTTAACACGACAAAAATTTTATGTAagattctttcttcttgtttttaacCGAAAAACATTATCAtaatgatttttgtttatttctttgccgtgtttaaAGGTACTATGCATTTGAATGGTGTAACACCTCGTTATGTCAGCTGTTCTTGAAGTCGGATGACCCAAAAAAATACGATGGACCTATGCCACATCATATCGATGCTTTATTTCAATTGGCTTCTGGTCTCGAACACATTCATTCACAGAATTTAGTTCACGGAGACATCAAACCAGAAAATGTCCTGATCTCGGTGAGATCTGGTGGCAAAGATAAGATCTCTCAAATGGGAAAACTTTGGACTGACCAGAAACGACAGTGAACGAGGAAGAGGGAAAACAAATCAAGTCGGGGGAGATAACGCGTGGTTGGCACCCGAGTTGCTGTCGTTTAAACTAAATAGCAGCgtagaagaaaacaattacAAAGAGACCGCCAAGAGCGACGTCTTTGCACTAGGACTCGTTTTTGAAAGTCTATTCTTGAACGGTGAACATCTCTACGGTCCCatgggaaatgaaaatgaaattcccCAAAACATAATTGAAGGGAATCCCATCAACATGCAAAGTAATTCCTCATATAGATAAAAATCCTTTTGATTTTATGGTGAATGAATAAATCGTGACTTTGTTTTAGAAATTGACGGCAAATTACGCGACTGTTACGAGAATGACccaatgaaaaaaatgttggaacaCGCCCCTGACAAAAGGATGACATCGACACAAGTTAGTCAACGCGTTAGTCAACTAAAAGCCATCAAGGAGAAGGTATAACCAATTTAATGCAATTCGACCATCTTTAAAAATGTCAATTAATTCAATTTAGCtcactgaaaaagaaaaagaattaatCCAATTATGTGGAGATGTTCACCTTTCGAGAATAGACTTCCGAAAACGAGTCCTAGTGCAAAGACGTCGCTCTTGGCGGTCTCTTTgtaattgttttcttctacGTTGCTATTTAGTTTAAACGACAGCAACTCGGGTGCCAACCACGTGTTATCTCCCCCCACTTGATTTGTTTTCCCTCTTCCTCGTTCACTGACGTTTCTGGTCAGTCCAAAGTTTGCCCATTTGAGAGTTATATCATCTTTGCCACCAGATCTTACCGAGATCAGGACATTTTCTGGTTTAATGTTTCCGTGAACTAAATTCTGTGAATGAATGTGTTTGAGACCAGAAGCCAATTGAAACAAAGCATCAATATGATGTGGCATAGGTCCATCGTATTTTTTGGGGTCATCCGACTTCAAGAACAGCTGAGATAACGAGGTGTTACACCATTCAAATGCATAGTACCTTTAAACACGGCAAAGAGATAAACGAAAATCATTATgataatttatttttggttaaaaacaagaaaaaagaatcttaCATAAAATTGTTGTCGTGTTCATAGTGTTGTCGTGTTCATAGTGAAGAAGTTTGACGACATTCGGATGGTTTAACTGCTGCAGAATTTTTTACTTGTTGTCAGTTGTTTGATTTGTGCCTCTGGTCACCTCGATTCTTTTGATTGCTACCCTTTGACCATTCAATGTACCATGTAACACTGAAGTATAGCCATCCTCCCCGAAAAGATGTGAGCGATCAAACTGAATGCCGTGTACATTTCCAGCATGACTTGAAGATAATGGCGAGGCCATTTTCAGTTGAGTTGGACGTAAGAGCGGTGAAATGAGGACTTTGCCGAATGGGAAAACACGTAATTTGACGCTGAAAAAGTTGACTTGCCAACCAGAATCGCTTTGCACgctgaagaaaagaaaaggaaaaagactCGAGCGGTAGAGCTGGTGAAATAGAAGAGTAAAAGTGAAGTGAaatcaagtagaaaacatcaAATATTAGCTTGTTGCAAACCTGACAAATGTAGGCGACGACAGCAAGGCCATAGTGTTGCCCCTTGCTTGTTCATAAAATATGAAATGATAAAATTAACGAGGATATCCAGATGAGAAATACAAAGATTCTGTGTTACGATAAATGAAGTTTTCTTCGTCCATTAAAgggcaaataaaaaacaactttttcatATAGACAaccacaagaaaaaataaacaaagaaaaaattttttttttatgtctcaAGGTCATTCAACACTTACCGTTGGTTGTAAAATCAATGCTAATTTACAGACTGGTTTCTGTCCATGAAAGGacgatgaaacaaaacaaaaatcaaagtGGCCTCAAGTCAAGTGTCAAAGTGCGTGACTCACTTAAACAGCACACCCATTTGataattcaagtatttaagtGATTGTTTTAAACCACCATTTTATTATATCCTGACAATGGCtggccatttgttttttgttgggctgataaagaatttattttaagATTAATTAAAAGGGCAGACATCTAtcgagaaaatgaaaaataaacaatttcaCTGCCATGACCTTCAAAAGTTAAGGACAACAAGGGATTCTGATTTGGGAAACAGCTAATCCTTTGATCTTTCCCCATTTATAACTTAAAAACAGGCCCACACTCTTGTTCAGATCGAATACGATGTCAGCTATAGCACCTCCCCACTCTATGACACGATCGCAGCCGAAATTGCGCCAAAAAGACGAAATGTGGCCAGAGAAGATTCTGAAAGTCGGAGCCGACGATTTGTGAGCCAACAAAGGGATGGATTCAGGTCATTCTTTAAGTGCATCATTTGCAAATATTTCTCTTATATCaagggaaggaaaaaagaaaatgattgcaATTTGAAAAGGGTGTCCAGATAGAATGATAGAAGCGCCTCCACGCTTCTCAAAAGTCAAATTGCActgacacgaaaaaaaaaagtctaaaATCTGACCTGGAAATGGAGCAGAGAACTTCTGTCGCCCTGAATTGCATTCAAACGCTGCACAGCGAAGGCCTTCTATATTCTATTCTTCTTCGCTGGCGACTGTGACGAGATCTCCAATGGCGTAcagtttgaaacattttcgGTGCAATCGACGCTGCGATTGGCCAAAGGAGACCAGATCTGGATACAAGCTTACAACATACCAACAAATGGATACATATGGGGAATCAACAATTTTACACACTTTAATGGTTTCAtgttagaaaaagaaatgtctcTTTGATTAGAACATTACTTCTGTCAGAAACATTGAGAAGGTGGACT
Proteins encoded in this region:
- the LOC116920243 gene encoding probable serine/threonine-protein kinase irlB, coding for MEGKKITFERNATLGKGAYGYVFRGKFEGIQVAVKRVLLDGNIKRNEEECLKKLKHPNIIKLFHSESDDDFIFYALELCDASLDQLFLGSDDPRKYNGPMPPDIVVFLQLALGLEYIHFNKLIHRDIKPANILISVRSTDRSDEVTIKWADFGLSRAVNERGTFTLSEIKGTAKWRAPESLKLLENAQEEDEPRGTVQSDVFVLCLVFGYLLLKGDHLYGSKGDNVEKNIRKGNPVNMQKINGELRNYYEYDLLRKMLEDDPQKRITSKEVVKQLKSINKMLTKKREEELRQLCARDSPSDLIEKIKDLIHLGIDVNAKDEIYGRNALHYLCRFNSNSNLIDAIQLLIREGIDVNAKGNDGRNALHYLCRNKTNTSFIGAMQTLIEKGIDVNATNKYGENALHLLCGNYSTSNSKEAIRILIQNGIRVIPNGNDPRSILRKNNELSNTEKKEILKLLDEMKIKFDQRDKLGSGGYGSMFRGELKNDAVCLAVAVKRVLLNEVNANEEKALRELETHQNIVQLFHCESDDNFRYYAMELCNASLDQLFLNSNNPKKYNGPMPPNIEVFRQLAEGLKYIHFKQLFHRDIKPENVLIKRPPRQDDETIIKWADFGLSKDVNERGTRTLSGIKGTNTWFAPESLKNAQEAGELRGTVKSDVFVLGLVVGYLFLNGKHLYGNDEIEIHYNIKEKRPIKIGEIATKLRECNAYNILSHMLEDDLQIRITSAQVVDELSNSRGTAHTPESNNHLDNFLLDSNRIAREEKSHRIAREEELRRLCALENSSDLTIEIENLIKKGIDIKAKDRFRKNALHILCELNSSSTLIDAIILLIEQGIDVNAKGNHELNALHYLCRNKTNPSFVDAMKTLIEKGIDVNATNKYGENALHLLCGNYSTSNSKEAIRILIQNGIRVIPNGNDPRSILRKNNELSNTEKKEILKLLDKAALTQG